The genomic DNA GGCGCATTTTCTGCGCACCTTTGGACTCACATCCCTTGAGGAACTGCCACTGACAGCCGCCGCCGATATATTGGAAGAGGAGTCGCCCGATGATGTGATAGAAGGCCAGATCGTGTTCGGTGAACAGGTTCGGGCTCTAGAAGAATAGGTGGGCGGCATGAAGGTGTTTGGCTGCATTTTACTGCTGATTGTTCTGTTTTTAATGGTGCCGGTTATTGTGCACATCGATTCTGCGCCTGAAATAACAATCACGGTTAAATATTTTTGGTTTAAAAAGGGCATTCTTCCCAAAGGTGAAAAAACTGCAGGGAAGAAAAAGGCGTCAGCCCGCCCAAAAACTAAAAAAAAGAAAAAAGAACGAGAAAAACGTGCATTATCTTACACGCTGCAAGAGCTTTTGGACTTGCTGCAAACGTTACAGCGCCGTACCAGCCCCGCCGTGCGCCGCCTGTTGCGTCGCACCTCGCTAGCGAAGTTTCGCCTATGCATGATTGTGGTGGGAGAGGATGCCGCAGAGACTGCGATTAAGTTTGGTAAGGTCAACGCGCAGGTGTTTACCGCCGTCGCGTTGGTGAAAGAAACCATTCGGCTAAAAGCTGACCAGATCGAAATTCTGCCGGGATTTGGCGCCAGCCAAAGCGAGATTAGCTATTCAGGCGTTGTTCGGCTTGCGCCGCTTGCTCTGCTGGTAGCTGGTGTGCAAATCGCCTTTTGGGGTTTGGTTTCCGCACTGCCGCTGTTCTTAAGATCCTCAAAAAAGAAGACGTCAAAAAACGCTGGCGACGATGCTGCCGCCGCTTTGCGAAAGGAAGATCAGAATGGAAAAGAAACACCCCTTGAGCGAGGTGCTTGAATCCTCTCTTGAGAAACTGAAAAAGCTTGTGGATGTCAACACCATCATTGGTGAACCGCTTACCATGCCCGACGGTGTCACCATTATTCCAATTTCCAAGGTCAGTTTCGGCTTTGCCACCGGTGGGTCGGAGCTGCCCACCTCTAAGCCCACTAGCCCATTCGGCGGCGGTTCGGGCGGCGGGGTGACCATTCAGCCGCTAGCATTTTTAGTTATTTCAAAGGGCGACGTAAAGCTCTTGCAGATGCAGACAGCCGACAATACCGCTGACCGCGTGGTGAACATGATGCCGGGCGTCATCGACAAGGTCTCAGGCATTATTCAAGATCAAATGGCCAAAAAGGCTGAAAAAGCGCAGGAGGTATAAAGGGCCACGCGCAATAAAAGCGAATCATTTTTTTCACTCGCACAGAATATGTTTTTTTAATGAGGCGGGTGAATTTGATGAAAAAACGGATCATTTCTATCATTTTGGCACTGGCGTTGATGTGTTGCATTAACTTTTCGCTGGCAACGGACTCGAACGGATTTGCCGCGGCGAAAGGCGCCGTGCTCATTGAAGCCTCCAGCGGGCGGGTGCTTTTTGAAAAGGACAGTCATGAAAAGCTGTTAAACGCCAGCACCACCAAAATTATGACGGCTACTCTGACGCTGGAGCAGGAAGGGCTAGACGACGTTTTTGTGGTGGATCCCAACGCCATTAAGGTTGAGGGCAGCTCGATGGGGTTGCAAGAGGGTGACCAGGTCACGCTGCGAACACTGGCGTGGGGCATGCTGTTAGCTTCTGGCAACGACGCTGCCAACGCGGCGGCGGTTCGCATTGATAAGAGCCTTGACGCCTTTGTCGAGCGGATGAACCGCAAAGCCAAAGAAATCGGCATGAAAGATACCCGTTTCTCCAGCCCATCCGGGTTAGAGGCCGGTGAGCATTACACCACAGCCTATGACCTGGCACTGTTATCGCGTTACGCGCTGCAAAATGATGATTTCAGTGAGATGGTGCGGTCAAAATCGGCAAAGCTATATTACGGTAACCCGCCGTATCACCGCTGGCTGACCAATCACAACCGCCTACTGTGGCAAAGCGAGGATTGTATCGGCATCAAAACAGGCTTTACCAAGGCCGCTGGCCGCTGTCTGGTTTCGGCGGCGGAGCGCAACGGGCTAACGTTGATTGCTGTGACGCTCAACTGCCCCAACGATTTTGGCGTACACAAAACGATATACGATCAAAGCTTTAATCAGCTTGAGTTCGTTGAATTTGAGGATACGCTGGGTCAACTCTCGGTACCGGTGACCGGTTCAACTGAGCAGCGGGTCGGGGTTAAAGCGCTTTGGGCGCCCGGGGCTTATCTCACTGCGCAGGAGCGCACCCATGTGCGCCTTAATATCGCACTTGAAAGGTTTATTTATGCGCCGGCACCGCAGGGCCAGGTCGT from Oscillospiraceae bacterium MB24-C1 includes the following:
- the ytfJ gene encoding GerW family sporulation protein, with the protein product MEKKHPLSEVLESSLEKLKKLVDVNTIIGEPLTMPDGVTIIPISKVSFGFATGGSELPTSKPTSPFGGGSGGGVTIQPLAFLVISKGDVKLLQMQTADNTADRVVNMMPGVIDKVSGIIQDQMAKKAEKAQEV
- a CDS encoding D-alanyl-D-alanine carboxypeptidase family protein, which produces MKKRIISIILALALMCCINFSLATDSNGFAAAKGAVLIEASSGRVLFEKDSHEKLLNASTTKIMTATLTLEQEGLDDVFVVDPNAIKVEGSSMGLQEGDQVTLRTLAWGMLLASGNDAANAAAVRIDKSLDAFVERMNRKAKEIGMKDTRFSSPSGLEAGEHYTTAYDLALLSRYALQNDDFSEMVRSKSAKLYYGNPPYHRWLTNHNRLLWQSEDCIGIKTGFTKAAGRCLVSAAERNGLTLIAVTLNCPNDFGVHKTIYDQSFNQLEFVEFEDTLGQLSVPVTGSTEQRVGVKALWAPGAYLTAQERTHVRLNIALERFIYAPAPQGQVVGQATVMLGEQPLSVTPLVTAQDRPARFPETRSIIQRVKDFFAFPQNYRFPLNERWDKNPSQKEQKKAAK